Proteins encoded together in one Acipenser ruthenus chromosome 40, fAciRut3.2 maternal haplotype, whole genome shotgun sequence window:
- the LOC117397387 gene encoding apolipoprotein A-I-like, which yields MKLVAVTLALLFITGSHARFLWQADEPPSQLEDLRASLMTYVSQVRELAKSTIDQVESTELGKQYGVRVSESLAQLSQYVQKGAKELAPYSDEVTVQILQQTEQLRAQLKADLEDVRAKVAPYSKEVREKIQKHVEEYKAMLAPLALEQLEKAKQNVQELREKLQPHAEVLREKVKTNVEELRVHLAPLTKELKEKVDLRLENFRKQVAPYTEEYRGKLSQALEEVKQSIVPLTQGLREKVEPYTAELSTKLLSLWETVLQKVKA from the exons ATGAAGCTTGTAGCTGTCACTCTCGCTCTCCTGTTCATCACAG GCAGTCATGCCCGGTTCCTGTGGCAGGCGGACGAGCCCCCCAGCCAGCTTGAGGATTTGAGAGCCTCTCTGATGACCTACGTCAGCCAGGTGCGGGAACTCGCCAAGAGCACCATCGACCAGGTCGAGAGCACCGAGCTGGGAAAGCAGTATGG CGTAAGGGTCTCTGAGAGCCTGGCGCAGCTCAGTCAATACGTGCAGAAAGGGGCGAAGGAATTGGCCCCCTATTCCGACGAGGTCACCGTCCAGATTCTGCAGCAAACGGAGCAGCTCCGCGCACAGCTGAAGGCAGACCTGGAGGACGTGAGAGCAAAGGTGGCCCCCTACTCCAAGGAGGTGCGCGAGAAGATTCAGAAGCACGTGGAAGAGTACAAGGCCATGCTCGCCCCGCTGGCTCTGGAGCAGCTGGAGAAAGCCAAGCAGAACGTCCAGGAGCTGAGAGAGAAGCTGCAGCCCCACGCCGAGGTCCTGCGCGAGAAGGTGAAGACCAACGTGGAGGAGCTGCGCGTGCATCTGGCCCCGCTGACAAAGGAGCTGAAGGAGAAGGTCGACCTGCGACTCGAGAACTTCCGCAAGCAAGTAGCCCCCTACACAGAAGAGTACCGCGGGAAACTGAGCCAGGCCTTGGAGGAGGTCAAGCAGAGTATCGTCCCCCTCACCCAGGGCCTGCGCGAGAAGGTGGAGCCCTACACCGCGGAGCTCAGCACCAAACTCCTGTCCCTCTGGGAGACCGTGCTGCAAAAAGTCAAAGCCTAG